The stretch of DNA CTGGAACAGAACACATCAACTGGGAAATTATAATTATTGATAATAATAGCACCGATAATACAGCAGACTTGATTAAAATTTATCAAAAAGGATGGCTGAGAACTGTTCCTTTAAGGTATTATTTAGAAACCCAAAAAGGGGCAGCATTTGCTCGAAAAAAAGCTATTCACCAATCAAAATCAACTTGGATCGGATTTTTAGATGATGATACCATTCCGGCTCTAGATTGGGTTGAAAAAGCTTATAAATTTAGTGAAGCCCACCCCAAAGCGGGAGCATTTGGTAGCCAAATTCATGGTGTTTATGAAGTCGAACCTCCTGCGAATTTTAGCCGAATTTCTAGTTTTTTTGCCATTACAGAGCGAGGTGAAAAACCCCATATATATCAACCTCAAATGAAAATGTTACCGCCTTCGGCGGGCTTAGTGGTACGTCGTCAAGCTTGGTTAGAAAATGTACCCGAAAAACCGTTTTTAACTGGACGTTCTTCTGAATCTATTCTCAATAGTGAAGATTTGGAAGTAGTGATGTATATTCAAAATGCCGGGTGGGAAATTTGGTATAATTCAGAAATGCACCTTTATCATCAAATCCCTAAACAACGGTTAGAGCGAGATTATTTATTATATTTAATGCGAAGTACCGGGTTAGCACGACATTATATTCGGATGTTACGGTTAAAACCTTGGCAACGGCCTTTGTTATTTCCCTTGGGGTTAGTGAATGATATTAGAAAAGCGATCGCTTACTATTTAAAACATCGAAAAGCATTAAAAACCGATGTGGTCGCAGCTTGTGAAATGGAGTTTTTAAGAAGTAG from Planktothrix tepida PCC 9214 encodes:
- the hpsE gene encoding hormogonium polysaccharide biosynthesis glycosyltransferase HpsE — translated: MVDITVAIPTYNGATRLPAVLEKLRSQTGTEHINWEIIIIDNNSTDNTADLIKIYQKGWLRTVPLRYYLETQKGAAFARKKAIHQSKSTWIGFLDDDTIPALDWVEKAYKFSEAHPKAGAFGSQIHGVYEVEPPANFSRISSFFAITERGEKPHIYQPQMKMLPPSAGLVVRRQAWLENVPEKPFLTGRSSESILNSEDLEVVMYIQNAGWEIWYNSEMHLYHQIPKQRLERDYLLYLMRSTGLARHYIRMLRLKPWQRPLLFPLGLVNDIRKAIAYYLKHRKALKTDVVAACEMEFLRSSVISPFYLWQWKQRD